The DNA sequence GGGCGCTGCTCGCGCCGGGTGAGAAGGTGCGGCTGGTCCCGGATGCTCCGGCTTCGCTGCGGTCTTCGCTGGAAGCGCTGGTTTCTTCGGTGACCGCGCAGTCGTCGCGGCTGCCATCGTCCGCTGTGGACACTGTCCGGCGGATCGCCGAGGTGCTCGCCGACCTGCTCTCCCGCCCGGACCGGCTCGCGGCCGATCCCGATCTGCGGCACGCGGTGGTCCGGCTGGTGGGGACGGATCTGCCGCTGTCGGTGCAGACGTACTTGAACCTCCCGTGGTGGTTCGCGGCCCGGCGGGCGAGCGCGGGGGAGGAACTGGTGGTGCAGCTCGGGTTGCTGGAGACCGAGGCGCACCGGGTGGCGGAGCGGTTCTACGCGGCGGAGATCGACCGGCAGGCGGACCACACCCGGTACCTGCGGGACCGGGAAGCTTGAGTCGGGGCTCTTTCCGTTGCCGCGCAACGCTTTCCCAGCTCTACCCGTGTGAGTGATGTGTTCGAACGGACGTTCGAGTACGTTGGCCGGTGAGAGCCACTACCGGCTCACTGCACGCGAGGGAGAGTCATGAACGAGCGCCGAGTTTGGGCAGTGTCAGCGTCACGGCCGCCGTGGTCAGCCAGCTCAGCAGGTCGGGCAGGGGGATGCGCGAAAGCCGGTCCGGCCATTCTTCCGCCACGGTGTGCAGCACCAGTTCGTCGTGCCGCGGCTCCACCTTCGTCAGCTTTATCCCCGGCGGAAGTTCCGGTAGGGGAAGCACGATCGGCTGGAAGCGGCGTGGCGGCCGTAGTCGTCGTTGTCCGATGTGGAGGGTCTGCGGCACGAGCACGACGGCGTCGTCGGCCACCTCGGGGCGCAGGGTCAAGTGGCCCCAGAGCGGGCGCTTCGCCCAATGGATCTGCAGCAGCCCGCTGTCGGCCGGAGCCGCGACGATCCCGGGGCGGACTTTCGCCACCCGTTCCCGCAGCACGTCGGCGGACACCGCGATCTGCAGCTCGACGCGAGCGGGTTTGGCGGCCGGCGTGGGCAGCGAGCGGAGGCGGACGTCTTCGGCGAGCACAGTGACCCGGCGCAGCGGGATGCTGCCGCCTTCGGGTTCGGGCCAGTCGACGTCTTCGGCGACGATCCGGACGTCGCCGATCCGCCCGGTGGCCAGCCGGAGGTTGCCGGCCGGGTAGTCGAGTTCGGTGAGCGTCAGGCCGACCTCGCGGTCGTCGACCTTCGCGGTCAGGCGCCGTCCGACGAGCTGCTCGGTGACGGTCCGCGCCAGCGCGGCCGGCGTGACCGGGACGTTCGGCAGCAGCGAACGCCCGGCCGCGGCCAGCCCGGCCAGCTCAGGCCAGGGCGACCAGCCGTCGAACCACCTGCCGTCGCTCATCCGTCCAGTGTTGCCGAAGAACACTGCGGATGCCGAGGGCGGGTGGTCCGACGGTGGTGTGAAGCGGCGGGCCGCCGCCGGTCACCGGCCGGCGAAGCGGGCGATGATGCCGGTCACGACCAGCCAGAACACCGCGGCGAGGCCGAAGTCGAGGATGACGGCCAGGCTGGGGTTGCTCACCGGGAACAGCCCCGGGAAGAACAAGGCGAGAGGAACCGCCAGTGACTTGATGAAGACGAAGAACGCGTTGCCGGCGTTGGCACCGGCGAGCACCATGATCATGTAGAGAACTTCGATCCCCGCGAAGATCGCGCCGATCGCCGTGATGACCCGCACGGCCGTGTTCCGTCTGGTGGTGGTTCGCCAAGGAGACATGCCGCGAAAATTCCCGGATTGGGTGACCGATCAAACGCTCCAAGGCGCAGATTGCGCCGTTTGGCCGCTCCCTATTGCTCTCCGCCTCGCTCCGGACACGGATGGTGAGCTAATTCCGGGCTGGCGCGTCACCGAGGAGCCGGGCCACGGCCCAATCCTGCACGGCGAGACCGACGGACTTGAACACCGTCCGCCCGCCCACCGCCGGGGGCTCGCGCAGCGCGTGCCCCAGTTCGACGAGCTCCCCACGGGCGAGGAGCCCGGTCTCCACCGCGTGGATCACCTCACCGGCTTCCTCGAGCGCGGCCTCGACCTGATCCACCACCACGCACTCCGCCGTCGCCAGCAGCTCGGCGGGAAGCTCCCGCATGGACGGCAGATAGGACCCGATCGCGTTGACGTGAACCCGTTCGGGCAAGGCATCGGCAGCGAAGAGAGGAGTACTCGACGAAGTAGCGCAGCAGACGATCTCCGCGTCGGAAACCGCGTCTTCCGCACTCCCGGCGACCCGCATCGTCACATCCGGGAATTCGGCGCCCAGCCGTGCCGTGAAGGCCGACGCGCGCGAACGGTCGCGGCCGAACACGGCCAAGTGCCGCACCGGGCGCACGGCGGCCACCGCGCGCACCTGGTCGGCGGCCTGCGCGCCGGTCCCGAGCAGGGCGAGCCGGCCGGCGTCGGGCGGGGCGAGCAGGTCCGTGGCGACGCCGGAAGCGGCGCCGGTGCGCAGCGTGGTGATCTCGACCGCGTCGGCGACCACCTGACCTTCGGCGGTGTTCCACACCAGCGTGCCGAGGATCATCGGGGTCCGCCCGGCGGCCAGGTTGAGCGTCTTCACGACGGTCGTCGACGACGGGGTGTGGCAGGCGCTCATCACGAGCGTCGTGCCGCCGCCGAACGACAACCGTTGCGGCACCGCGAACCGGCCGGCGGCGAGGTCGAGGAACGCCTCCCGCACCGCGTCGACGGCGGCCGTCATCGGCACGGCCTTCCGGACCTCGTCGGCGTCGAGCATGCCGCTAGCCTGGCGGGGTGTCCGAGGCCACGCAAGATCCCGTCGAAGAGCAGCGGTTCTCCCGTGACGACTGGTACGGAGAGGAGATCACCGGGCGCCACTACGTGCGGTGCGAGTTCCTGGAGGTCGACTTCTCCGAGGCCGTCACGCGGAACTCCGTGTTCACCGACTGCGTGTTCGGCAACGTGCGCTTTAACGCGTCGCGGCACCTGGACTCGTCGTTCGCCGGCTGCGCCTTCAAGCGGTGCAACTTCTTCGACGCCGAGTTCACCGGCTGCAAGCTCGTCGGAGCCACGTTCACCGAGTGCGAGCTGCGTCCGCTGCGGGTCGTCGGCGGCGACTGGTCGTTCGCCGGGCTGGCGGGTGCCGACCTGCGTTCGGTCAGCTTCCAGGGTGTGCGGATGCGGGAAGCCGACCTGACCGGGGCCAACTGCGGCGGTGCGGTGTTCGCCGACGTCGACCTGTCCGCGGCGATGCTGCACGCGGTCAAGCTGCCGCGCGCGGATCTGCGGGGCAGCGACGTTTCGGCCCTCGACCCGGTGAACGCCGAGCTGGCGGGCGCGATCGTGTCACCCGAACAGGCTGCGGTGCTCGTCACGTCGCTCGGGCTGCAGGTCCGGGCGTAGGCTCGGCGGGACCGCGAAGGGAGTGCCGCATGGGTGTCGTGACACCGGGTTTCCAGGGCCGGGCCCGCAGCGGCAACCCGCGTCTGCCACCCGGTCAGTACCTGGCCGAGGACTTCCCGGTGCTGTCCGCAGGGCCTACGCCGCGCGTGCGCACCGAGACGTGGGAGTTCGCGGTCACCACCGAAAAGGGTGACAAGCACACGTGGAGCTGGGCCGAGCTGATGGCCCTGCCGAGCGAGAAGCCCACAGTGGACATCCACTGCGTCACCCAGTGGTCCAAACTGGACACGCGCTGGCGCGGCGTCGCGGTCGACACGCTGGTCGGCGGGCTCGACACCGAGGCCGACTACGTCATGGTCCACGCCTACGGCGGCTACACGACGAACCTGCCGCTGGCCGACCTGCTCGACGGCCAGGCCTGGATCGCCTACGAGTACGGCGGCAAGCCGCTCACCCCCGAGCACGGCGGCCCGGCGCGGCTGCTGGTGCCGCACCTGTACTTCTGGAAGTCCGCGAAGTGGGTGCGCGGGCTGGAGCTGAAGACCCGGGACGAGCCGGGCTTCTGGGAGAACGCCGGCTACCACGACTACGGGGATCCATGGCGCGAACAGCGGTATCAGGGCGACTAGCCTGGCGGGTCGCCCGCCTGGCCGAATTCCGCGACGAAACCCCGACGGCCCGCACGCTCGTCTTCGACCTGCCCGGCTGGCCGGGACACCTGGCGGGCCAGCACGTCGACGTCCGCCTGACGGCCGCGGACGGCTACCGCGCCCAGCGCAGCTACTCCCTAGCCGCCCCCGTGAACGGCGACCGCGTGGAGCTGACGGTCCAGCGCGTCGCCGACGGCGAAGTCTCCGAGCACCTCACCGGCCCGTACGCGATCGGCGACCCGGTCGAAATCCGCGGCCCGATCGGCGGCTGGTTCGCCTGGCGCCCCACCAACCCGGAGCCGGTCCTCCTCATCGCGGGCGGCTCGGGCATCGTCCCCCTGATGGCCATGATCCGCGCCCGCCGCGCGGCGGGCGTCCGCACCCCGTTCAAGCTGATCTACTCTCTGCGCACCCCGGCCGAGCAGTACTACGCCGACGAACTCCGCACCCCGGTGGCCGGCCTGGACATCACGTACGTCTACACGCGCGAACTCCCCGAAGGCCGCCCGGGCATCCCCAAGCGAATAGACGTGGCCACCCTCAACACAGCAGCCTGGCCCGCCGAGTTCGGCGCAACCTCCTTCATCTGCGGCCCGACAGCCTTCGTCGAAACAGCAGCCGACATCCTGCAGGCCCTGGGCCACGACCCCCACCGCATCCGCACCGAACGCTTCGGCCCCAGCCGCGACTGACCTACCCCGACCCGTTTTGGCTTGAGCCGCGCCCACCCCGCACAGTCCGCCCGGCGGCGTCCGGCGATCGCCGCGCGGCTCGCCATGGCCGCGCAAGCCGCCGGGCTACGAGCGGCCATCGACCCCGGCTCGCGCGGTTCAGCCCAGCGCACCGCATCCCGCGCAGTTGAGGCACGGGCGGCCGAGCACGGCCCTGCGACCCGAGCCGCAGCGCGTCGCACCCCCGCGCAGTTCGCCCGGCCCTGGCCACAACCGGCCGCCCGCACCGCACACCTCGACCACGACCGCCGGCCGCCGGTCATCTCCAGCCCGGTGCTCGGCGGCGGAGCCCGAAACTCCCCACCGGCAAGCCCACCCCGAAACGAATCAGGGGGCGTCCGGCCGCGAAAGGAGCTCCCGCAGCGTCGCCAGCAGCTCCCGCCGGTCCGCCGCTCCGAGCTTCCCCCGGATCCGGGCCATGTGGTGCTCCACCGTCTTCCCGGAAATGAACAGCTTGCTGCCCGCCTGCTTGTACGTCAGCCCCTCCACCACCAGGCGGGCCACCTCCAGCTCGCGCTCGCTCAACGCCGCCAGGCCGGTTCCCGCCGCGGCCGGCTCCGCTGCTCCCTGGTCGCGGCGGGCCGCCGTTCCTTGGAACTGGCGGGCCGCCTCCAGGAGCTGGACCATCGCCTTGCGGTCGGACGTGCGGATCGCCGCCTGGCCGGCCAAGCGGGCCGCGTCCCAGCGGAGGTCCAGGTCGTGGAGTTCGGCGGCCGCGGCCGCGATCGGGTCCGGGGCGAACGTTCCGCTGAGGACCGCCAGCCAGCACTGGGCCGCCGTGGCCAGGGCCCGGGGGTGGCGGCCGCAGTGGGCGTGGGTGGTCAGCGTCGCCAAGTGGGCCTTCGCCGCCTCTGCGTCCTCCAGCGTGATTGCCGCGTGGAGCTCGTGCCAGACCAGGGAGACCGTCCACAGTGGAGGCTCGCCGAGGCGGGACAGGAGGCCGTGGGCGCGCTCCAGCTGGGGGGCCAGCTTCGCGAACGTGCCCGTGCGGGCCGCCGCGATCGCCAGCTCGCCCAAGGGGAGCAGCGAAAACAGGTCCGTCTGGTAGCGCATCGACGCCTGGTACGCGCGGTTCCACGACCGCTGCAGCCCGACCAGGTCGCTCGCGCGGCGGGCGAGGCCGAGGTCCAGGGTCGCGAAGAACAGCTCGTCGCGGGCCTCCAACGTCCGGCCGGCGACGGCGTCGCGGTGTTCCGATGCCTTCGCCAGGTCGCCGGCCGTCATGGCCACCCAGCCCAGCAGCAGGCGGTGGCGCGTCGCCAGGAGGTCGCCGCCGGTGCGGCCCTCCAACGCCCTGCTCAGCACCGACTCCGCCAGCGCCAGCTCGCCCGTGTGCAACGCGGCGAGCGCGGCGAGCGCGGCCGGGCTGTCCGGCAGCAGCGTGCCGCCCAGGGCCGGCTCCAGCATCGCCGCCGCGCCCAGCAGCGTGGACAACGTCTCCGTCGCGCAGCCGGACACCGAGTCCGCGATGCCGCCGGCCATCCGGGTGGCCGCGCCGGCGAACAACGTCGGGGCGACGCCGGGGGAGGGGGTGTCGAGCAGCTGCCGGGCGCCGGGGAGGTCGCCGGTGCCGACGAGTGCGATGGCCGCGAACGCGTCGGCGCCCGCCCAGCTCGTCGCCGGCAGGTCGGCCGTGCGGGACGCCCAGTGGTAGAGCTCCGCGCTGCGGGCCAGCTCGCCCCGGTGCGCCAGCACCGTCGCGGCGATCGCGGCGCCGGCCGCCCGGGTTTCCGCGTCGGCCGCGCCGAGCATCCCGTCGCCGAGCCGCAGTGCCGTGTCGAGGTCGCCGGA is a window from the Amycolatopsis sp. cg9 genome containing:
- a CDS encoding LmeA family phospholipid-binding protein yields the protein MSDGRWFDGWSPWPELAGLAAAGRSLLPNVPVTPAALARTVTEQLVGRRLTAKVDDREVGLTLTELDYPAGNLRLATGRIGDVRIVAEDVDWPEPEGGSIPLRRVTVLAEDVRLRSLPTPAAKPARVELQIAVSADVLRERVAKVRPGIVAAPADSGLLQIHWAKRPLWGHLTLRPEVADDAVVLVPQTLHIGQRRLRPPRRFQPIVLPLPELPPGIKLTKVEPRHDELVLHTVAEEWPDRLSRIPLPDLLSWLTTAAVTLTLPKLGARS
- a CDS encoding ornithine cyclodeaminase family protein encodes the protein MLDADEVRKAVPMTAAVDAVREAFLDLAAGRFAVPQRLSFGGGTTLVMSACHTPSSTTVVKTLNLAAGRTPMILGTLVWNTAEGQVVADAVEITTLRTGAASGVATDLLAPPDAGRLALLGTGAQAADQVRAVAAVRPVRHLAVFGRDRSRASAFTARLGAEFPDVTMRVAGSAEDAVSDAEIVCCATSSSTPLFAADALPERVHVNAIGSYLPSMRELPAELLATAECVVVDQVEAALEEAGEVIHAVETGLLARGELVELGHALREPPAVGGRTVFKSVGLAVQDWAVARLLGDAPARN
- a CDS encoding pentapeptide repeat-containing protein, producing the protein MSEATQDPVEEQRFSRDDWYGEEITGRHYVRCEFLEVDFSEAVTRNSVFTDCVFGNVRFNASRHLDSSFAGCAFKRCNFFDAEFTGCKLVGATFTECELRPLRVVGGDWSFAGLAGADLRSVSFQGVRMREADLTGANCGGAVFADVDLSAAMLHAVKLPRADLRGSDVSALDPVNAELAGAIVSPEQAAVLVTSLGLQVRA
- a CDS encoding sulfite oxidase-like oxidoreductase — translated: MGVVTPGFQGRARSGNPRLPPGQYLAEDFPVLSAGPTPRVRTETWEFAVTTEKGDKHTWSWAELMALPSEKPTVDIHCVTQWSKLDTRWRGVAVDTLVGGLDTEADYVMVHAYGGYTTNLPLADLLDGQAWIAYEYGGKPLTPEHGGPARLLVPHLYFWKSAKWVRGLELKTRDEPGFWENAGYHDYGDPWREQRYQGD
- a CDS encoding ferredoxin reductase, whose product is MARTAVSGRLAWRVARLAEFRDETPTARTLVFDLPGWPGHLAGQHVDVRLTAADGYRAQRSYSLAAPVNGDRVELTVQRVADGEVSEHLTGPYAIGDPVEIRGPIGGWFAWRPTNPEPVLLIAGGSGIVPLMAMIRARRAAGVRTPFKLIYSLRTPAEQYYADELRTPVAGLDITYVYTRELPEGRPGIPKRIDVATLNTAAWPAEFGATSFICGPTAFVETAADILQALGHDPHRIRTERFGPSRD
- a CDS encoding LuxR C-terminal-related transcriptional regulator, which translates into the protein MNTLLTQVPPLHTVPAHPAARQLLDRVAAEPAEPLRLAVVAPGGYGKSVLLAALDRRYRDAGVEAVLVDDADRLGPDQLEELLAGADGPIVVAHRPAAVAPGWTLLQLGPLGVEDIARLMTAVTGSPADPAEAADLHARSGGVPRLAERALLGRLEEFRPELDELDDAVLRYLIAAEAGAGRNLDLLCALLDRDPDQLPAVVDGARATGLLAPDDTLLPLAAAAVRDFGPPARRLTTVQRLVELQLANGLPVLDLARSLLGTGSSGASAAAAFAAAAGEALPSDARLAARLFEAAAEAGDRSSAVTAGWARAAALSGDLDTALRLGDGMLGAADAETRAAGAAIAATVLAHRGELARSAELYHWASRTADLPATSWAGADAFAAIALVGTGDLPGARQLLDTPSPGVAPTLFAGAATRMAGGIADSVSGCATETLSTLLGAAAMLEPALGGTLLPDSPAALAALAALHTGELALAESVLSRALEGRTGGDLLATRHRLLLGWVAMTAGDLAKASEHRDAVAGRTLEARDELFFATLDLGLARRASDLVGLQRSWNRAYQASMRYQTDLFSLLPLGELAIAAARTGTFAKLAPQLERAHGLLSRLGEPPLWTVSLVWHELHAAITLEDAEAAKAHLATLTTHAHCGRHPRALATAAQCWLAVLSGTFAPDPIAAAAAELHDLDLRWDAARLAGQAAIRTSDRKAMVQLLEAARQFQGTAARRDQGAAEPAAAGTGLAALSERELEVARLVVEGLTYKQAGSKLFISGKTVEHHMARIRGKLGAADRRELLATLRELLSRPDAP